A single window of Mycobacterium sp. ITM-2016-00318 DNA harbors:
- a CDS encoding glycosyltransferase family 4 protein — protein MSNRAVRSVLLLCWRDTGHPQGGGSEAYLQRIGAQLAASGIDVTLRTARYAGAPRNETVDGVKINRAGGTNSIYIWAGLAMVAARIGLGPLRKARPDVVIDTQNGLPFLARLAYGRRVVVLVHHCHRELWPVAGRLKGRFGWFVESRLSPWLHRRNQYVTVSLPSARDLTDLGVDAARIAVVRNGLDEAPAATLELPRADHPRVAVLSRLVPHKQIEDALTAVAELRPRISGLHLDIVGGGWWRDRLVDHARALGVSDAVTFHGHVDDNAKHEVLQRCWLHVLPSRKEGWGLAVTEAAQHGVPTVGYRYSGGLTDSVVDGVTGLLVDDHAEMVAGIERLLTDPVLRDQLGGKAQARSAEFSWRQSAEAMRDVLESMLAGDRVSGVVPASA, from the coding sequence ATGTCCAACCGTGCCGTTCGCTCCGTGCTGCTGTTGTGCTGGCGCGATACCGGCCATCCGCAGGGCGGCGGCAGCGAGGCCTATCTGCAGCGCATCGGTGCGCAATTGGCCGCCTCCGGGATTGATGTGACGCTGCGGACGGCCCGCTATGCCGGTGCCCCGCGCAACGAAACCGTCGACGGGGTGAAGATCAACCGCGCAGGCGGCACCAACTCGATCTACATCTGGGCGGGACTGGCGATGGTGGCGGCCCGCATCGGTCTCGGCCCGCTGCGCAAGGCTCGCCCGGACGTGGTCATCGACACCCAGAACGGGCTGCCGTTCCTTGCCCGGCTCGCCTACGGCCGCCGCGTCGTCGTGCTGGTGCACCACTGCCACCGCGAACTGTGGCCGGTGGCCGGCCGGCTGAAGGGTCGGTTCGGCTGGTTCGTCGAGTCACGGCTTTCGCCGTGGCTGCACCGGCGCAACCAGTACGTGACGGTGTCGCTGCCGTCGGCGCGGGACCTGACCGACCTCGGTGTGGACGCAGCGCGTATCGCGGTGGTGCGCAACGGGCTCGACGAGGCGCCTGCGGCGACGCTCGAACTGCCCCGTGCAGATCATCCGCGTGTCGCCGTGCTGAGCAGGCTGGTGCCGCACAAGCAGATCGAGGACGCGCTGACCGCCGTCGCCGAGCTGCGGCCGCGGATCAGCGGCCTGCACCTCGACATCGTCGGTGGCGGCTGGTGGCGCGACCGGCTCGTCGACCACGCGCGGGCGCTCGGCGTTTCGGACGCGGTGACCTTTCATGGCCACGTCGACGACAACGCCAAACACGAAGTGCTGCAACGGTGCTGGCTGCACGTGTTGCCATCGCGCAAGGAGGGCTGGGGCCTCGCGGTCACCGAGGCCGCCCAGCACGGGGTGCCGACCGTCGGCTACCGGTACTCCGGCGGGTTGACCGACTCGGTCGTCGACGGCGTCACCGGTCTGCTCGTCGACGACCACGCCGAGATGGTCGCGGGCATCGAGCGGCTGCTGACCGACCCCGTCCTGCGCGACCAGCTGGGCGGCAAGGCGCAGGCCCGCAGCGCCGAGTTCTCGTGGCGCCAGAGCGCCGAGGCGATGCGAGACGTGCTGGAATCGATGCTGGCGGGCGACCGCGTCAGCGGCGTCGTCCCGGCATCCGCCTAA
- a CDS encoding DUF3068 domain-containing protein, whose amino-acid sequence MNRAVALRIAACGILGLGAALLIAALLLTTYTKSKITKIPLDLDATLVSDGTGTAFDPASLSAPKFEIGKNRPVSQQQQVSVEAPSNADVVTLQVGTTLRRTDKQQDNGLLLALVDTVTVDRKTAMAVSSESNPGGAVQKPRTIEDDQPPTNIALPHEGLAYRFPFDTEKKTYPFFDPIAQKAFDANYDGEEDVNGLTTYRFTQNVGYDADGKLVEPVKYASLYDDDEDSQVSATAGMWGLPGDPEERITMTRFYAAQRTFWVDPVSGTIVRSKERANQYYAREALRPEVTFVDYTVTSTEQTVESQVATARDERDRVALWGRILPITFTAIGLVSLVGGALLGSFSLRAESTLIDPGLDEADHGFFDTQGIKVPGAEAKTEKMQLPTQRPRQPPDR is encoded by the coding sequence TTGAACCGCGCAGTGGCGTTGCGGATCGCGGCGTGCGGAATCTTGGGGCTCGGTGCTGCCCTGTTGATCGCCGCGCTGCTGCTCACGACCTACACCAAGAGCAAGATCACGAAGATCCCGTTGGACCTGGACGCCACCCTGGTCAGCGACGGCACCGGAACGGCCTTCGACCCCGCGTCGCTTTCCGCCCCGAAGTTCGAGATCGGCAAGAACAGACCGGTGAGCCAGCAGCAGCAGGTCAGTGTCGAGGCGCCGTCCAACGCCGACGTCGTCACCCTCCAGGTCGGCACGACGCTGCGTCGCACCGACAAACAACAGGACAACGGCCTTCTGCTGGCCCTCGTCGACACCGTCACCGTCGACCGCAAGACCGCGATGGCGGTCTCCAGTGAGAGCAATCCCGGTGGTGCAGTGCAGAAGCCGCGCACGATCGAGGACGACCAGCCGCCGACCAACATCGCACTGCCGCACGAGGGGCTTGCCTACCGCTTCCCGTTCGATACGGAGAAGAAGACGTACCCCTTCTTCGACCCGATCGCCCAGAAAGCCTTCGATGCCAACTACGACGGCGAGGAAGACGTCAACGGGCTGACGACCTACCGGTTCACGCAGAACGTCGGCTACGACGCCGACGGCAAGCTCGTCGAACCGGTCAAGTACGCGTCGCTGTACGACGACGACGAGGACAGCCAGGTGTCCGCGACCGCGGGCATGTGGGGCCTGCCCGGCGATCCCGAAGAGCGGATCACCATGACCCGCTTCTACGCCGCCCAGCGCACCTTCTGGGTCGATCCGGTGTCGGGCACCATCGTCAGGTCCAAGGAACGGGCCAACCAGTACTACGCGCGTGAGGCCCTGCGGCCCGAGGTCACGTTCGTCGACTACACCGTCACCTCCACCGAGCAGACGGTGGAGTCGCAGGTCGCCACCGCACGCGACGAGCGGGACCGGGTCGCGCTGTGGGGTCGCATCCTGCCGATCACGTTCACCGCCATCGGGCTGGTCTCGCTGGTCGGCGGCGCGCTGCTGGGATCGTTCAGCCTGCGTGCGGAGTCCACTCTGATCGACCCCGGCCTCGACGAGGCCGATCACGGTTTCTTCGACACCCAGGGCATCAAGGTGCCCGGCGCGGAGGCGAAGACCGAGAAGATGCAGTTGCCGACGCAGCGGCCCAGACAGCCACCGGACCGATAA
- a CDS encoding cytochrome P450 produces the protein MTASSVLEADLPTVEYEEATTPDEAHRNLRKALEQGPIAMGAHGPEILRYQLVRETLRDARFQVPRGLGLETQGITSGPLWHRASTSLLAMNGDDHTRLRRLVSKAFTPRSVNRLDGIIADVINELIDSLGADGRCEAVAEIARPYPVPIISALLGAPREDWRQFSDWADDFFKLFSWNVAEYENDILTAWAELDDYIDDMVAHRRESLTEDLISEMIRAEDDGDRLSIGELRMLAAGILMAGTDTTRNQVAAALEVFCDYPEQWALLGERPELAMKAVEEVMRFSPVIFGAMRMTTEDVEIGGVTIPAATFVMCNTAAANHDADVFVEPERFDITREDAPPMQTFGAGAHYCLGANLARREIATALSTMASRMPNLRRDGIAQWKPMVGISGPATLPIAFDA, from the coding sequence ATGACTGCGTCGAGTGTGTTGGAAGCCGACCTGCCGACCGTGGAGTACGAGGAAGCGACGACTCCCGACGAGGCGCACCGGAATCTCCGCAAGGCCCTCGAGCAGGGCCCGATAGCGATGGGGGCGCACGGCCCCGAAATTCTGCGCTACCAGCTCGTGCGCGAGACACTGCGCGACGCCCGGTTCCAGGTGCCGCGAGGCCTCGGGCTGGAGACGCAGGGCATCACGTCGGGACCGCTGTGGCACCGCGCGAGCACGTCGCTGCTGGCCATGAACGGGGACGACCACACCCGGTTGCGCAGGCTCGTGTCGAAGGCGTTCACGCCGCGGTCGGTCAACCGGCTCGACGGCATCATCGCCGACGTCATCAATGAGCTGATCGATTCACTGGGCGCCGACGGACGGTGCGAGGCGGTCGCCGAGATCGCGCGGCCGTATCCGGTGCCGATCATCTCGGCGCTGCTGGGTGCCCCGCGCGAAGACTGGCGACAGTTCTCCGACTGGGCCGACGACTTCTTCAAGCTGTTCAGCTGGAACGTCGCCGAGTACGAGAACGACATCCTGACCGCGTGGGCAGAGCTCGACGACTACATCGACGACATGGTGGCGCACAGGCGCGAATCCCTCACCGAGGACCTGATTTCGGAGATGATCCGGGCCGAGGACGACGGCGACCGCTTGTCGATCGGCGAGCTGCGGATGCTGGCCGCCGGAATCCTGATGGCAGGCACGGACACCACCCGCAACCAGGTGGCCGCCGCTCTGGAGGTGTTCTGCGACTATCCCGAGCAGTGGGCGCTGCTCGGCGAGCGTCCGGAGCTGGCGATGAAGGCCGTCGAAGAGGTCATGCGTTTCAGCCCGGTGATTTTCGGTGCGATGCGGATGACGACCGAGGACGTCGAGATCGGCGGCGTGACGATCCCTGCGGCCACGTTCGTCATGTGCAACACGGCAGCCGCCAACCACGACGCCGACGTGTTCGTCGAGCCGGAGCGTTTCGACATCACGCGCGAGGACGCGCCGCCGATGCAGACGTTCGGCGCGGGCGCGCACTACTGCCTCGGTGCGAACCTCGCCCGGCGTGAGATCGCCACGGCGTTGTCGACGATGGCAAGCCGCATGCCCAACCTGCGTCGCGACGGCATCGCGCAGTGGAAGCCGATGGTCGGAATCAGCGGCCCGGCAACGCTTCCCATCGCCTTCGACGCCTGA
- a CDS encoding DUF559 domain-containing protein gives MRSMGEVFLGREALADGLSRHDLRRWYRPMFRGVHSPIWSTPSLHDRTTGAWLTSNRDGVIAGVAASALHGADWVDGNHPIEILVDERRRQPGLVVRMDRIADDEVVTVAGLPVTTPARTAFDMGRYQKRSMALGRLDALMRAAPFTAEDVAMLMSRYGPVRGVRQLRELLSMVDPGAASLKESWLRLLLIDNGFPIPETQIPVFDGAEPFAFLDMGWHELHLAVEYDGEQHRTDRPQYVKDARRIPKIERLGWQVIRVLNEDRPSEILARVYEAWLRRGGAEIDKMAAFTRTFPPDRWFGRNGNAA, from the coding sequence ATGCGATCCATGGGGGAAGTATTTCTTGGTAGAGAAGCACTGGCCGACGGCCTGTCCCGGCACGACTTGCGGCGTTGGTATCGGCCGATGTTCCGGGGCGTTCACAGTCCGATATGGTCGACGCCGTCGCTACACGACAGGACGACAGGGGCGTGGCTCACATCGAACCGGGACGGCGTCATCGCCGGTGTCGCCGCATCGGCCCTGCACGGCGCCGACTGGGTCGACGGCAACCATCCGATCGAAATCCTGGTCGACGAGAGACGCCGCCAACCCGGTCTCGTCGTGCGGATGGATCGCATCGCCGACGACGAGGTCGTCACTGTTGCCGGGCTGCCGGTGACGACTCCTGCGCGCACCGCCTTCGACATGGGCCGATACCAGAAGCGGTCGATGGCCCTCGGCCGGCTCGATGCGTTGATGCGCGCGGCACCCTTCACAGCGGAAGACGTGGCCATGCTCATGTCGCGATACGGTCCGGTTCGGGGGGTCCGGCAGCTGCGCGAGCTTCTTTCGATGGTCGATCCCGGCGCCGCATCGCTGAAGGAGAGTTGGCTGCGATTGCTGTTGATCGACAACGGCTTTCCGATTCCCGAAACCCAGATTCCGGTGTTCGACGGCGCCGAACCGTTCGCTTTCCTCGACATGGGATGGCATGAGCTTCACCTGGCGGTCGAGTACGACGGTGAGCAACATCGGACCGATCGCCCCCAGTACGTCAAGGATGCCAGGCGTATTCCGAAGATCGAACGGCTCGGTTGGCAGGTCATCCGGGTGCTCAACGAGGACCGTCCGAGCGAAATCCTCGCGCGCGTGTACGAGGCTTGGCTTCGCCGGGGCGGCGCTGAGATCGACAAAATGGCGGCGTTTACTCGCACTTTTCCGCCCGATCGTTGGTTTGGGCGCAACGGGAATGCCGCTTAG